NNNNNNNNNNNNNNNNNNNNNNNNNNNNNNNNNNNNNNNNNNNNNNNNNNNNNNNNNNNNNNNNNNNNNNNNNNNNNNNNNNNNNNNNNNNNNNNNNNNNNNNNNNNNNNNNNNNNNNNNNNNNNNNNNNNNNNNNNNNNNNNNNNNNNNNNNNNNNNNNNNNNNNNNNNNNNNNNNNNNNNNNNNNNNNNNNNNNNNNNNNNNNNNNNNNNNNNNNNNNNNNNNNNNNNNNNNNNNNNNNNNNNNNNNNNNNNNNNNNNNNNNNNNNNNNNNNNNNNNNNNNNNNNNNNNNNNNNNNNNNNNNNNNNNNNNNNNNNNNNNNNNNNNNNNNNNNNNNNNNNNNNNNNNNNNNNNNNNNNNNNNNNNNNNNNNNNNNNNNNNNNNNNNNNNNNNNNNNNNNNNNNNNNNNNNNNNNNNNNNNNNNNNNNNNNNNNNNNNNNNNNNNNNNNNNNNNNNNNNNNNNNNNNNNNNNNNNNNNNNNNNNNNNNNNNNNNNNNNNNNNNNNNNNNNNNNNNNNNNNNNNNNNNNNNNNNNNNNNNNNNNNNNNNNNNNNNNNNNNNNNNNNNNNNNNNNNNNNNNNNNNNNNNNNNNNNNNNNNNNNNNNNNNNNNNNNNNNNNNNNNNNNNNNNNNNNNNNNNNNNNNNNNNNNNNNNNNNNNNNNNNNNNNNNNNNNNNNNNNNNNNNNNNNNNNNNNNNNNNNNNNNNNNNNNNNNNNNNNNNNNNNNNNNNNNNNNNNNNNNNNNNNNNNNNNNNNNNNNNNNNNNNNNNNNNNNNNNNNNNNNNNNNNNNNNNNNNNNNNNNNNNNNNNNNNNNNNNNNNNNNNNNNNNNNNNNNNNNNNNNNNNNNNNNNNNNNNNNNNNNNNNNNNNNNNNNNNNNNNNNNNNNNNNNNNNNNNNNNNNNNNNNNNNNNNNNNNNNNNNNNNNNNNNNNNNNNNNNNNNNNNNNNNNNNNNNNNNNNNNNNNNNNNNNNNNNNNNNNNNNNNNNNNNNNNNNNNNNNNNNNNNNNNNNNNNNNNNNNNNNNNNNNNNNNNNNNNNNNNNNNNNNNNNNNNNNNNNNNNNNNNNNNNNNNNNNNNNNNNNNNNNNNNNNNNNNNNNNNNNNNNNNNNNNNNNNNNNNNNNNNNNNNNNNNNNNNNNNNNNNNNNNNNNNNNNNNNNNNNNNNNNNNNNNNNNNNNNNNNNNNNNNNNNNNNNNNNNNNNNNNNNNNNNNNNNNNNNNNNNNNNNNNNNagctagcatgtagctgaaataaaaactccaaaatagcctaaaaaaccttaataaataccaaaatagtccaataagctagcataacatcattataactttcaactttactacactgactcaatttaatataaagtaacgactaatcgactattaaattagtcgtccactattttaatagtcgattagtcgtcgattagtcgactaatcgtggcagccctaattcaTAATAGTGCAAACGAGTCCTCTGCCTCccataaaaaaatctagattAATCACTGGTGATGAGTTATGGTTCAGGAACCAGAACTCCTATTAAAATACAGTCTAGGATCCAGAATCGTTGTGAAAATACATTTAGGGATTTCAAGATATCGtgaacaaactttattaatcaaacaaaagttggtttaaaacatttttgatagaATGACTGTTGACAtacctgtatttttatttatgaaaaatgaataaataaaacgtgATCTGTTTTTCTCAAATCTACCATCTGCTGGggattttgcataaataaattaatagtaACAGTTACAGATTTGTATTTGTGTAAGTATATTTCATTCAATTAAAAGAATAGatccttttcacgtgacgtcacacatcacCGGGCAAGTGGAGAGTGACTTCCGGTTAATATTGTgagagaggatttttttttacttggcccctcttattttgaaagctgaaactacaTGGCTACATAGCTGCTCATAACATTTTCACTgagccaaaccattcctgtttttacaattatcccctaaaatatccgGTAGAACAAGTAAATGTATCCTGGGAAGCAATTCAAATGCGTGGCAGCAATGCAGCGACGTGTGTCTTTgttgaaggtattaaatgtggttaacatgaatttctatcggCTTTTGTGCTCgatcgcacttaaaatatgttcaaataaCATCAGGCAaaatagaataatatctgctcaaatgaaaggttgatattttcaataaaacctcaaatattggaagattattcaaattgtagttTTGTTTATTGAACAACCTAAGAGAGGAAAGGAAAATACAGTTCGgtaggacattcataaaataattattgtatatttttcttttgtaattggTAAGcttattatttacgtaaaattgtgtcaaacagtgttcagctgtcagctttgccaaCACAGGAAATAACTATTCACTTCTTTGGCCCTTTTGCCATTTTGCCCGATGTCATTGTGAAAAAGGtctattgttttttgttgtgatttctagtgtttttgttctgttttcctttctttgtttgtgcttaatcttttttttttttttttttttttNNNNNNNNNNNNNNNNNNNNNNNNNNNNNNNNNNNNNNNNNNNNNNNNNNNNNNNNNNNNNNNNNNNNNNNNNCTAAACTTAGAactaaaagcacttttttttttattaaaaaaattagaaccATAAACATccatttatgttattttatttattgaatgcCACACACTTCCATTGTTTTTAGATATGTTACAAActgcacatttgtttaaaaaaatgaattaaacaacaaatattttttgtttaatttctgtgtgtttgtttattcaaatttgtttagctaatttctgtaaaaactacGAAGGTTCAAAACAGGCTAGCCACTGACCTTagcacaacaaaaacacttttctattgattaattttttttttttaaatggacgAAGAACAGCTTTTTTAAGCCATAAACTTCCAACGaacttttaaaaccaaaatgtttgGGGTGCCGTTCACCCTCCGTGCGAAATGATGGCGATAGATcgcattttcttttatttccttccctcgtcaaacagaagaaaaagaaaaacgagcGTCCTCGCCGTCCGCCATCTTGCTGCTGTAACTGCGAGCCTGCGGGTGGAAAaattctgtctgtttttacttgtttttcaaaaagacTCAAACTTCCGATTTGCTTGGCCTTCCGGTGGTTATTATGGTTGCAGCCCACAAACCCGCGTGAGATTTAAAAGCTATAACAACGCCGTAAGAAGAAGTTCGACTCGAAAGAGTTAGCCAAACGCAAACGTTCCTGGTCGCAGCAAAACCAACATGACGCCACAACTCGGACTCGTCATGGTCTGAAGCAGCCGGAGTCTTTGCGAGAGTTCGTCGACTTGTGCTTTTCTCAGGATGCCCACCGGCTGCGCGCACGCGAACTGTCGCAATGTGTTCGGGAAATTCCGCGGAGTCACCTTCCACAAGTAAATAACTTTATTCTTCGCTCGCGCGTGCGGGCTCCTCGTGACGTCACGGTGCTGTCTTTCAGATTCCCGAGAGACCCCGAGAAGCTCTCCCGCTGGACAAAGTTCATGAAGAGGCACGAGAGCTGGGTTCCGAAGTACTACGACCGGGTCTGCAGCGTCCACTTCAAGAGCGAGCATTTCGACCGAACCGGCCAGACCGTGAGGCTGAGGGACAACGCCGAACCGTCCCTCCCTCATCTGCCCTGGCGCTTCCCTAAGGTCACAGAACATTCAagacatttaaatgaaagtaataTTGATGTGGATGTTGTTCATAAAGTTATATGGGGAACTTTATAAACATTGAAgaattaaatctaaaataaagttGCCATCAGAAAACAGCAATGTTATGGGCTTTGAGTTTAAAATTGGGGAACAAATacagtctttcttttttctttaatggcaTAGGtcgggtcggcaacctttaacccttccgctctctttggggtccagatgatgtggacaaaggtggacaacaTTTTaagtctgccatggacattagtgaaactcaaaaattagtgattaaaaaaaagttgaatgcactgtcttgtggggtccagatgaccctacttttaatgtaaacaagccaaggagagcagaGGGGtgaacagtaaaagagccatttgggctcatttttaactgatcaaaaccttggagctgcatagtcttactttagccctTAAGAAATTTGGGAGATCCtgcatgtttgtttatttcctcTTACAGAGTAGAAAACTCCGAAAAGCTGTCGACAGGACCAGGAAGCGTCCCTCTACTCAGAATGATATCACACCACCACCAGAGAACAACAGTGAAGCCACTCATCAGTCTCCACCTTCCAGTGTAAGATTGATCTTTGtaatcatcttttattttaaacaaaaaaacagctaaactgtTGCCTTACATCAAAAGAAAACCTCAACCAAGAGGGCTGCATTCAGTTGACAGATCTATATAAAGCTAAGTATAATCTGTGTtgctaaaactaaaaatgtcgtTATTTTTCACGATCAGACCCAGAGTGAGCATGTGTAATGTAAAAAGAAGTGGTCCAAGAATCAAACCCTGAGGAACCCCGCGTATGACTTTGGtctttatttacacaaataaagtaagccacttttttttactaagtcAGTCCCCGGTGCATTTGCATAGCCTATATTTGTATTCTACCAAACAAAATCTTTATAAAGAgaattatttcatcacattgGGCATTACTGAACTGACCCGGACCTATTTAGACCAAATCAGCCTCAGATTTAGTTTGTTCTGATCGGTCAAACCACAGTGGTGAGACcaaattttcataaataaatccaattgaatttgataaaattgttcaaaaaagtataaattaattaataggTGATCATGAATGACTTTTGCTTTACAGAACTGTAAACCTCAAGAAACCGTCTGCAGCAAAGAAGAGCCCCGAGCGTCTCCTAGTCATGTTTCACAGAATGAAAGTGAACCCGCCCAGCAGTGCTCCGCCTCCAGTGTaagactgtttttaaaaatcagaatatttaaatataactttCAATTGTTTATCTTAAGAGTTTGAGACTTTTCTTTTAGAATGTGTGATTGCCAGAATTTTGTACCATCTAAGCTCCACTTTctaattaaacacattttagataGTATTTTCTAAAGATTAAATCCTTCTTCGGTTGATAAAAtcatgagggaaaaaaagtcaaggtttttatactaatttgcaGAGAACCTGATAATTATTTGAACaattaagtaaaattaaatatcatcatcataaattatgaaaaagcCTTCATTATCCGAGTAAAAATAGTAGTGATCCACGATCAAAACCCTGAGGGACTCCActatttattgtcattttgaGCCATCACTATGGAGCCTCATGGGCCGTAGTTATTTGAACATAGAGCTAagtttaaattagttaaaatgtCGTTCGTATTCAAtatctgattaaaaataattgtggtCCCAGAACAAAACTCTGTGGTACTCCGCAAGTGATTGTCCCTTTCAAACCCTCATTGTAGggtcatttttttcctacagtCACCCAATAACACACTCATTAAGTGAGacttatttacaaatattttttatataacatttttaaatcttattatttatacttttgactttttttggccCAAAGTTACAACCAACAAGTCTCAACAAGTCCATAGAGCTCTTATTGAAATACACTTGATCAAATAGTGTACTCACAAAAGCAGTCGCATCCATTTTCCTTTCACAGAACGGGAATCTCGTTCCAACGGCAAACAGCTCGGTAAAGCGCCCAGCCTCCTCCCAGAATGCTTCCCTTTTGTCACCAGAAAAGGAAGGCGTGCCCACCAATCAGTGGTCACTCTCTACCGTAAGTCTACGTTTGAAGTCTTGTACGGCGTCGTCCCTTATACTGTAACCTTCCATGCGCTCCCTCTCAACAGTTCCACACCTACGCCGGCTCCAACGAAAACTTCAAGCTAAAGTGGCAGCACGCCGAGAGGAGGGCCGAGACTTTGAGTCGGAAAATGCGGACGATAACGAGAACCGTGATGCTCCTGAAGAAGAGCATCTCAtctctgaaggaggagctgaaggagagCAAACTTCTGAAAGATCGACTCCAACTAAAGCTTGACAACGTGGAAGGTAACCGTGGTGTTCTTTTAACATCTGGACCTTCCTGCGGGCTCGTCTGACAACCTCTAATGCATCggaaggagccaaaatccaaaacacaccttagatcgcgggccaaacaggatacaTGTTTACTGAACACTGTAAAACTGCacgtttaaaactttaaaactataacttttaacataattatgaactagatatatagcaatacctgcaataatgctagtgtgaatgctgtaagctgaatttggcagctaaagatgctagaactaatagctgaagatgctgaaattgatagctaaaaatgctgaagctgatagttaaaaatgctgaaattgataggtaaaaacattgaagctgataactgaaaacactgaagctgatagcaagctaaaatatcagttaaatgccaaattagcctaaaaaaactaaaggaaaaaaaagtaggttagccaatacagctagcatgtagcttaagaaatagctaaactgtaaaacagcttaaaaaacagaaaaagacctaaattagccaaaacaaattcCATATAAATATAAGTCTAACttaaaatcagcataaaaaatgaaaaaaaaatgctttaaatagccaaaatagctagcgtgtagctaaaatattggctaaaattaaattagtaaatgccagaatagtccaaaatgctagcagaatgccaatttataaaactaactttttaacataattatgaataatacaaaggcaggaatattattccagaataaatcaacctaaactttaaataactttcaatattttactctccatagaaaatatattttgtcaaaattacacaagttagaaataagcgcaaaataacattggtccattaataacaataaaataaaatgatttgaagggccggatagaattacctggagggccggatccggcccccggccttgactctgacacattTGCTCTAATGAGTCTCTGTTTGCTTTAATCCCCAGCTTTTCCCTACGACTTGTTCCAGCTGGCCGGGTCTTCTGGCTACACCGAGGAACAGAAGAACTTTGCGCTCACTCTCCACATGCACAGCCCCAAAGCTTATAAATTCTTGAGGACAAAGATTAGTTTACCTTCAACCAGAACGTTGAGAAGGTATGTCCACTTTCAAATGTTCAGCTTTGCTAGTTCTTTGAAAAATATCCCCCTCCTCTGGACAAGCGACCCAAAAGTAGAAGAACTGACAATTCAAACATACTGGAAGCATGTGTGGGTCCTAGGACAGATCCCTGTGGGACACCACAAGACGATAGGTGATGCTAAAGACGCTAAAGTTAGCATAAACTGTTGAGTTCAAAAGCTGGTATGAGGGGAGTACAAAGATGTCATTCTATTGATTTTCCAGTAAACCTATTTTCTGCGCAGGTGGATCTCGGAGGCAGAGGGCACCTCCGACATTAACGTGTCGATGATGATGGAGCTGGGGGAGGAAGAAGAATGTGACACGTCCAGCTAGTCTTACATGAAGATTATTGAAGATCAAGTTTTTTGTGACGATTACTGATGATGACAATTTGACGAATGAAGACTGCCAGAGCTCTCCGTTACTATGGACCGACTGTCGCCCTTTTTAAGCGTTTACATCAAGGATGTGGTCAAGCCAACTTTTCAGTGGagtttctttgaaacattttaaacatgaacctatgaaacaaagttgtgatTAACTCAGATAAAATATGCTTGGactacaataaaatattttgcaaaaatcatgaaattcaGTCAACTTTTTGACAGAtataattcatttatattttgagCACCcaattttttgcatttgataTAAAATGCCTCTTCCCTTGGATGGTCCGTAATTCCATTAAGATGgttgtggtcacatgacccattggtttgtattatttttgagCTCTGTTGCCATATTAGccaggaaagtaaaaaaaattctggaaaacAGACAATGTAATCTAGTGTTCATGACTTTAgaacaattttaaatttatttaaaataaaaaatatcgatattttacTATTTGAATGGAGGCTAGTTTGTGTAACTAGCCACCTATTGGCTACTTTGCAAATTGACTTGACTCCAAATAGTATTATTTCAAAGTagcctcaaacaggaagtgcaaaTGATGccctccaaaagaaaaaaaaaaacaagtcacgtcactaaaaaatgtatcataagATTAAAAGGAAATTGCatgaccttcaaaataaagttccaaACACCAGATGTTTGTGTGACAAGCCAACTGATCCGGCTCCAGTTTCATTTTAAGCtagcttcaaacaggaagtggaaatgTTTCCCTCCTAAAAAAAATGCGAAAGGCAAATACTCTAAAATGTTATAATATATGCTGAAACAAAATTTGGCCTTCAAAATGAAGCTAACACACGATGTTTGAGTGACAGGCCACCGAGTGGCAACATGACCAATTGATGTGGCTCCATTTCAAACTgacctcaaacaggaagtgcaaaTGTTGCCCTCctaaaacaaaattgtaaagGTAGATGCaggcaaatgtaaaaaaaataaaagtttgcccttcaaaataaagtttctaaCGCCTGTAATAAACAGCTctaaaatgctttaattttgaatgTTCAAAAAGTACACATTAACAAGAGATAAAAAAGAACAGGATTTCATGTGaaataaatatcttttattgttttcatcaTCGTATTCATAACTGATGTAATTATCGACCCGGAGTTGTCGCAACGCTCCAGGAATTTGTCCAAAAATAGCAACCGTTCAACAGCACCGCTGTGTCTCTCTGGACCCAACCATGCATGAAATCTCCCATTTACAAAacgaaagcaaaataaaaatatatattaaaaaattatgcGTACCACTGATATACAGATCTGATATAAACAGGCATATTGGTCACAAACCAATTAGAATTATAAACATGGCTTCTTTTACAATACACAGACCAAACGTGTGGGATATAAgagtacttttcttttaaaaacaacaaaaaaaagatacatttgatttttttttattatttagatcatttatttttttttacttttttattttaatcataattttaaagtcCTGACGCCTCCCCCTATGATCAGAATGCTCACGGGCGCAGTGACCAATGAGCAAAGTGCAGTAAATGCACAtcaacacacatacacacacacttacacacagGAATGGCAGCAGCGGCTACAGAGAGAACTACAGATGTACCTGCAGGTGGCAAATACTGGAACCAAGAGTTAATCCACTGTGGTGAAACCAGGCCACCTGATGGTAAATATGACACATTACATTCAGTAAAAGTTAGCTGgacactcaaacacacatacgcacacacacacacgcgcgcgcacagtaaaaataaaaacagtctttaAATGTGCAAAGAAAAGGTGGCTGAACCGAGCTGCCTCCGACAGCTGTTAGGCAGCCGTAAGAAAGCATCAGTGAGTCATCCATAGTGCATCGTGGGATCAAAGGTGGAGCGTCTGCGCCCCGCCTGTACCGGACTGTTAAAGTGGGCCGCCTCGGAGGCGTCAAAGAACgacgtttttttattatttttgggggAACTTGCTTTggaaaatcaaactaaaaatacagtttgcaTTCACCGGCCAAGCGGACTCGTAAGTGCTCTCGGAAATCCACTTCATCACAGCCTGAAAGGAGCAATCTGTGGAGTACAACTCGTCATCGACACCTAGTGGACACGgaggaaacagcagcagcaaacaCGTACCAAGAAGATCATTAAAATAATCGGaggaaaaacattattttttgtaccGTTACTCCTAAAATCTGCTGATTGCACAGAAGAAACACCAGAGAGGTGAAGAGAAAGTATTTATAAAAACTGCAGCGATGCTTCTGGACTGTCGGTTGGTGAAGtttgcaaacaaaaatgataaaggCTGCGATATGGAGTCATGATGCAAGATCCTGTAAACATCTTCAAGTGGAGTGCCAGAAGGCTAACAGGAGACGAGGAGAGCTGTCAGAGGTTCTGGGTTTCC
This Oryzias melastigma strain HK-1 linkage group LG2, ASM292280v2, whole genome shotgun sequence DNA region includes the following protein-coding sequences:
- the LOC118599558 gene encoding THAP domain-containing protein 2-like, with the protein product MPTGCAHANCRNVFGKFRGVTFHKFPRDPEKLSRWTKFMKRHESWVPKYYDRVCSVHFKSEHFDRTGQTVRLRDNAEPSLPHLPWRFPKSRKLRKAVDRTRKRPSTQNDITPPPENNSEATHQSPPSSVRLIFVIIFYFKQKNS
- the LOC112156623 gene encoding uncharacterized protein LOC112156623, encoding MTLVFIYTNKNCKPQETVCSKEEPRASPSHVSQNESEPAQQCSASSNGNLVPTANSSVKRPASSQNASLLSPEKEGVPTNQWSLSTFHTYAGSNENFKLKWQHAERRAETLSRKMRTITRTVMLLKKSISSLKEELKESKLLKDRLQLKLDNVEAFPYDLFQLAGSSGYTEEQKNFALTLHMHSPKAYKFLRTKISLPSTRTLRRWISEAEGTSDINVSMMMELGEEEECDTSS